The Chryseolinea soli nucleotide sequence ACTCAACTTGGTTTTCGTGGGCTGCCTGTTAATTTTCTTGCCAAAACCGCTATCGGGTCAAACCAAAAAAGTCCACGAAAATCCAATTACAATTGGACAGATTATTACCCTGAAATCTGCGGTGCTAAAAGAAGAAAGGCAGATTTACGTATCCTTACCTGACGGCTACGATACGTTGACCTCCAACCTTCCTGTTATGTATGTGTTAGATGCCGAATATCGGTTCGGGATTGCTCAAAGTATCCGATCCTATTTTAATATAACCACAAAAATTCCTCAGACAATTTTAATAGGTATCGCCAACCCCACAAAAGAAACACGTCAAAGAGATTATTTGCCAAAGGCCTATGGAGGTGAAGCGGAGAAATTTTCAGAATTCTTGTCCGAAGAGGTTTTTGAATTTGTCCAACAAAAGTATAAAGCCAGTAAGAAAAGATATTTAGCCGGACACTCTCATGGAGGCGTCTTTGTGGTCTACACGCTGTTAAATAAGCCGGATTTTTTTGAAGGCTACATCGCTATAGATCCTAGTCTAAAATATATTTACAGTGAAGGCGAC carries:
- a CDS encoding alpha/beta hydrolase, with translation MTRLNLVFVGCLLIFLPKPLSGQTKKVHENPITIGQIITLKSAVLKEERQIYVSLPDGYDTLTSNLPVMYVLDAEYRFGIAQSIRSYFNITTKIPQTILIGIANPTKETRQRDYLPKAYGGEAEKFSEFLSEEVFEFVQQKYKASKKRYLAGHSHGGVFVVYTLLNKPDFFEGYIAIDPSLKYIYSEGDTLLNRELKDKRLYLASSDVAYGYLEDVAADMQADFAVFKNRLYQTREKNNLSFKIDHIDDDHGNSYIHGFSRGLRYIFNWRFE